A single region of the Podospora pseudopauciseta strain CBS 411.78 chromosome 1, whole genome shotgun sequence genome encodes:
- a CDS encoding hypothetical protein (EggNog:ENOG503NW8R), protein MASLGEVTFDFTFPCDPSTPPSFTFDPSLLEIPYNQGHARSSSLSSIYSFESTPSEPVSAPSTRRTTPARSPIRTHGPLLLPKIRSQDQAIGPSAAAPAAKRQRTSPTPAAPNKSAYRPTHARSYTSPEAISFTSSVSFTDDSNPAPLLCSPVSFAHDSAANHSRRASSCSVENISFPSQVTSYRPMPTYVPARRTSTSPTPPPQPQPQTHLSQPEQYNLYQQYVPRAPSPLAAAAPIVPDMTPSTTLYSYLTSSNPAPSLVRSISFPLRDPNIKHFWWDVRQIRPWTNFTAQSLLSLPGAESCLSTPLSAALLPNISAGGQRHPETEAALHGIYAGYYLPKLNNALALSSTQPVQLSVPKKAAAGMNTECMFVGNVPGDEASAAAIFGGKPMARVVGIVKSFDRFNTGMRVEGNVKRVEYLRGLAHLHHAMREHGCRYGFILTEIELVVVRNGGERTPHFGFLEVTSVQLNKTDDLEGPVEAENAEMTACLALWGLCMLAGDGAMPGEAHWKSEIGAPAEGTRRKALERDGWMPQPQLAEKREAKRSRGWVWPEDAVGRKELGKRGVRYGGC, encoded by the exons ATGGCCTC TCTTGGAGAAGTCACCTTTGACTTCACATTCCCATGTGATCCTTCAACGCCTCCCAGCTTCACCTTTGACCCATCTCTTTTGGAGATCCCCTACAACCAAGGTCATGCTCGCTCCAGCTCACTTTCATCCATCTACTCTTTCGAGTCCACACCATCAGAGCCCGTCTCGGCACCCAGCACCCGCCGGACCACCCCAGCCCGGTCTCCCATCCGGACTCATGGGCCTCTTCTCCTGCCCAAGATCCGCAGCCAGGATCAAGCCATCGGCCCTTCCGCTGCTGCCCCGGCTGCCAAGCGCCAAaggacatcaccaaccccagctgCCCCCAACAAGAGCGCCTACCGCCCAACACACGCTCGCAGCTACACCAGCCCAGAGgccatctccttcaccaGCTCGGTCTCTTTCACAGATGACAGCAACCCAGCACCTCTTCTCTGCTCCCCCGTGAGCTTTGCCCACGATTCCGCCGCGAACCACTCCCGGAGAGCATCTTCCTGCAGCGTCGAAAACATCAGCTTCCCCAGCCAGGTCACATCATACCGCCCCATGCCCACATACGTGCCTGCCAGACGCACCAGCACAAGCCCCACACcgccaccccaaccccaaccccagaccCATCTCTCCCAACCCGAACAGTACAACCTCTACCAACAGTATGTCCCAAGAGCGCCATCACCATTGGCCGCTGCCGCCCCCATCGTCCCAGACATgaccccctccacaaccctctACTcctacctcacctcctccaacccagccccATCCCTCGTCAGGAGcatctccttccccctccgTGACCCGAACATCAAGCACTTTTGGTGGGACGTCCGCCAGATCAGACCATGGACCAACTTCACCGCCCAGAGCCTCCTGTCTCTCCCCGGCGCGGAGTCGTGCCTTTCCACCCCGCTCTCAGCGGCTCTGCTGCCCAACATTTCCGCCGGCGGGCAGAGACACCCCGAGACAGAGGCGGCGCTTCACGGGATCTACGCGGGGTATTACCTCCCCAAGCTGAACAATGCCCTCGCGCTGTCGTCAACACAGCCGGTGCAGCTGTCGGTGCcgaagaaggctgctgctgggatgAACACGGAGTGCATGTTTGTGGGCAACGTCCCCGGCGACGAGGCCAGCGCGGCGGCGATTTTCGGGGGCAAGccgatggcgagggtggtggggattGTCAAGAGCTTCGATCGGTTCAATACCGGGATGAGGGTGGAGGGAAATGTGAAGAGGGTGGAGTACCTCCGCGGTCTTGCGCATCTGCATCATGCGATGAGGGAGCACGGGTGTAGGTATGGGTTTATTCTGACCGAGATTGAGCTTGTGGTTGTGAGGaatgggggggagaggacgCCGCATTTCGGGTTTTTGGAGGTGACGAGTGTGCAGCTGAACAAGACTGACGATCTGGAGGGGCcggtggaggcggagaaTGCGGAGATGACGGCTTGTTTGGCGCTTTGGGGGTTGTGCATGCTGGCTGGAGATGGGGCGATGCCGGGGGAGGCGCATTGGAAGAGCGAGATCGGGGCGCCGGCGgaggggacgaggaggaaggctttggagagggatgggTGGATGCCGCAGCCGCAGTtggcggagaagagggaggcgaagaggagtagggggtgggtttggccTGAGGACGCGGTGGGCAGGAAGgagttggggaagaggggggttaGGTATGGGGGTTGTTAG
- a CDS encoding hypothetical protein (COG:S; EggNog:ENOG503NWW6), which translates to MAMTSSATRSKRAEGLHATISHPKLLSSSSADYRRPVATAMPKQNSKQFPLSPTRAYGKRHLDLSSGNCDAVIPKKARIAVEIPARPSSYHARVAKESADAPPLPLPTKPTVAAAAPPPPQPRSAIPTRAPPAQPATANNAEKHPTSLTKHQEKVVNGLKHELSRLQPNTEDTTSTTQSQGRKLRSQEATRFKSELSAYFPEYDEVIGNDPKKEYSLNLETPVAVVSDTAPTPSAWASKPPTFPVESWGDKLYTDLHDCQRIDFAFLAKQSKPLDPSQYQADPLPDSSYEPIHKKEEKQERSVRNTEKIRAQHERDQVIRLLDGLQGPDWLRIMGVSGITESKKKTFEPAREYFVKGCESILDKFRRWTAEEKRRKREKERKAKYLADRETATSEEKDLEPSARSSRATSTSHEEKHTKKKRKREVVVPDSEDEAMGDDELDGEPPDDVEESDVDASVAKQLREEALAAAAKKSSLKSKPPPKKRVRPSKPPPPPPPPPPHQAKKAPTVEPFPAPPQQEREFTSFFAKKHQRDAALNPNRRRISTRRNPVLAWGVAVPEVAEADFSLSEEIRDEVMGSRNSAPAATTTNDAAAAVKPTRGRPARGKKKP; encoded by the exons ATGGCCATGACATCCTCTGCGACCCGCTCCAAACGAGCCGAGGGTCTCCATGCCACCATCTCGCACCCCAAGTTgctctccagcagcagcgctgACTATCGCCGCCCTGTCGCGACCGCCATGCCGAAGCAGAACAGCAAACAATTCCCGCTCAGCCCGACTCGCGCCTATGGAAAGCGACATCTCGACCTCTCGTCTGGCAATTGCGATGCCGTCATACCAAAGAAGGCCAGGATTGCCGTAGAGATCCCGGCGAGGCCCTCGTCGTACCACGCCCGAGTTGCGAAAGAATCGGCCGACGCGCCACCATTACCGCTGCCCACCAAACCCACtgtcgcggcggcggcaccaccaccaccacaaccccgaTCTGCGATACCGACACGAGCCCCGCCGGCGCAACCCGCGACAGCAAACAATGCCGAGAAACACCCTACTAGCCTCACAAAACATCAGGAAAAGGTCGTCAATGGGCTCAAGCATGAGCTCAGCAGACTGCAGCCGAACACGGAGGACACAACGAGCACCACCCAAAGCCAGGGTCGCAAGTTGAGGTCACAAGAAGCTACTCGTTTCAAGAGTGAGCTCTCTGCTTATTTCCCCGAGTACGATGAGGTCATTGGCAACGACCCGAAAAAAGAGT ACTCGTTGAATCTCGAGACTCCAGTCGCCGTAGTATCCGATACCGCACCTACCCCCTCTGCCTGGGCTTCCAAACCTCCAACCTTCCCAGTCGAGAGCTGGGGCGATAAGTTGTACACCGACCTCCACGACTGCCAGCGAATTGACTTTGCATTCCTCGCAAAGCAATCCAAGCCACTTGATCCCTCACAGTACCAAGCAGACCCCTTGCCCGATAGTTCTTACGAACCAATCCataaaaaagaagaaaagcaagAGCGCTCGGTACGAAATACCGAAAAGATTCGTGCCCAACATGAACGAGACCAAGTCATCCGCCTCCTGGACGGCCTCCAAGGCCCAGACTGGCTCAGAATCATGGGTGTGAGCGGCATCACCGaatccaaaaagaaaaccttCGAGCCTGCGAGAGAGTATTTTGTCAAGGGTTGCGAATCCATCCTGGATAAGTTCCGGCGATggacggcggaggagaagagaaggaagcgggagaaggaaaggaaagcgAAATACCTGGCCGACAGGGAGACTGCCACGAGTGAGGAGAAGGATCTTGAGCCCTCTGCTCGGTCCAGCCGTGCCACGTCCACAAGTCATGAGGAGAAGCatacgaagaagaagaggaagagagaagtGGTGGTTCCGGAtagtgaggatgaggctatgggtgatgatgagctggatGGTGAACCACcagatgatgttgaggagaGTGACGTTGATGCTTCTGTCGCTAAACAGCTTCGAGAAGAGGCTCTTGCGGCGGCTGCTAAGAAGTCGTCTTTGAAGTCGAAGCCGCCACCGAAGAAACGGGTTCGTCCTTCgaagccaccaccgccgccaccaccaccaccaccacaccaagcTAAGAAGGCACCGACGGTTGAGCCTTTTCCTGCCCCGCCAcagcaggagagggagtttACGTCTTTCTTTGCGAAGAAACATCAGCGTGATGCTGCTCTCAATCCAAACCGTCGCCGAATTAGTACCAGAAGGAACCCAGTTCTTGCTTGGGGCGTGGCCGTTCCCGAGGTTGCAGAGGCCGATTTTAGTCTCTCGGAAGAGATCAGGGATGAGGTGATGGGGTCGAGGAACAGTGCTCCTGCTGCTACGACTACCAACGatgctgccgccgctgttAAACCTACCAGGGGCCGTCCtgcgagggggaagaagaagccttAG
- a CDS encoding hypothetical protein (EggNog:ENOG503NV7C; COG:T) → MTPSQELQETSCAVDTSPAVAVRQSPHLTPDDTQYFGRYTRHHSRPQSPAYNVAPVVGNRFVRDAPLLTPGVPRSQNASPFRIPMPCITPGQVAFSALQFLPVPVLVLDGLKTVALANEAMGRLLGMIPENVGADGDGMVPVVDILRGKTLAQVGIDLVQDGVPVWLDWEQFLNQAAVETGGGSPSATADGAVEVDGDVTPIPDGANDGHVFNGKPHDRTPTLAIEVVISPKDVTSSTYDPRARHNLSVSQRRAKMIISVWDVSEGQTFFTLTFTNTNSAFSPAMSRRKSTAKASYLEAAERKSIPHVSNPPSAASSRDSNASSSFKLSPSAVSFSANPFPPFGPPAASAPSSAPSVLQKINIMKDALLDNIQTPILAMWRDGSVTLPNRAARNLFVRNADLDKSADGFDLLPNWVVWDQDFTKQLDPSEYPIAVLLRTEKPFVGLRIGMRDEHGKSLIFDVEGVAIKDENTGEFLAGVVTCRDVTRLHEELNQIKAADEERFRLICDTMPQLVWTATPDGQHDFYNSRWYHYTGLSEEDSFGEGWSKPFHPDDMVEAAKRWKHSLATGEPYMTEYRCRSKDGEWRWFLGRALPLRNKQTGKIEKWFGTCTDVHESIETKIEANRTRQQLLSVIALSNMTMFTVDLNRKITMIEGALIWDYQCDNTTSRWFIGEDVYDVFNRLNSQLPEGQMPAFLSPLESILDGSTTREDFQEHEMDGRWYRTRFQPILGKRIRERGEANTIIEGVIGLIMDVTELKAREQDIQAQAQEKRQLVANEAAAKEASRLKSQFLANMSHEIRTPITGVIGMSELLLDVELTEEQRDITENIYRSANALLTVINDILDFSKVESGRLDIEEVQFSLSVIVRDVSKMLSFAAERKDLAFHSDISEDIETDMVVMGDPGRVRQIITNLVTNSIKFTNHGHVKFSVFKEKDTPEITEIKFVIEDTGIGIEEEVRKRLFQPFSQGDASTARKFGGTGLGLTICKHLLDLMKGRMVLESTLGTGTTATFWIPFNKPQGAAQKSSLVQIDPIPDRLQSEMSVSCHSSEYDHSMGTPPEIGSVLGDRGRSSWRNSSSVNLPSVSSPEEDLSLEERSKIHILVVEDNAINQQIAIKTIRKLGFNVVAAWNGKEALDYLIAAEKGEKKKPDIILMDVQMPLIDGYKCTHLLRHHLPYKSFVGDVPIVAMTASAIQGDREKCKRAGMDDYLSKPVKSRVLERMLVRWGSKGRKGGMLAVDDGVGSSVVSDCSDSGEHCDNAGIPGVGVEHDRETHEELPTPKPGGEGREERGHFPGYTVVSDGVGVKGLSRPGSEERLGGVPMSPVIKHFEEDKESAMHSRDDKLVGAAGIGGAKSPSVLGGKKEGLGERLTEENVERFNLEGGQGGGKGGYI, encoded by the exons ATGACGCCCAGTCAAGAGTTACAGGAGACCAGCTGCGCCGTCGACACCAGCCCAGCAGTCGCTGTCCGCCAATCCCCGCACTTGACCCCAGACGACACGCAGTATTTTGGTCGATATACCCGCCATCACAGTCGACCTCAGTCGCCGGCCTACAATGTGGCCCCTGTAGTCGGTAATCGGTTCGTTAGGGACGCTCCCTTACTCACGCCAGGTGTTCCTCGATCGCAAAACGCCAGTCCATTTCGCATACCGATGCCATGTATCACGCCCGGACAAGtggccttctcagccttaCAATTTCTCCCAGTACCCGTGCTTGTTTTGGACGGCTTAAAGACGGTAGCTTTGGCAAACGAAGCCATGGGAAGACTGCTCGGTATGATACCCGAAAATGTTGGTGCCGACGGTGACGGCATGGTACCCGTCGTGGACATTCTTCGCGGCAAGACCCTGGCTCAGGTGGGCATTGATCTGGTTCAGGACGGCGTTCCGGTTTGGCTTGATTGGGAGCAATTTCTCAACCAAGCTGCTGTCGAAACGGGAGGTGGAAGTCCATCGGCGACAGCCGACGGCGCCGTCGAGGTCGACGGAGATGTCACGCCAATACCGGATGGAGCGAACGATGGCCACGTTTTCAATGGAAAACCCCATGACCGCACGCCTACCCTCGCCATCGAGGTGGTGATTTCTCCCAAAGATGTCACCAGTTCCACGTATGATCCTCGAGCAAGGCACAACTTGTCGGTTTCCCAAAGGCGTGCCAAAATGATCATATCGGTCTGGGATGTCAGCGAAGGCCAAACTTTCTTCACGTTGAccttcaccaacaccaactcGGCTTTCAGCCCCGCCATGAGTAGGAGAAAATCGACGGCCAAAGCGAGTTATTTGGAAGCTGCCGAGCGGAAGTCTATACCTCATGTCAGCAACCCACCTTCTGCGGCCTCTAGCAGGGACTCCAAcgcttcctcctcgttcAAGCTCAGCCCTTCTGCCGTGTCCTTTTCCGCCAACCCGTTCCCCCCCTTTGGACCGCCCGCTGCCTCAGCACCCTCAAGCGCGCCGTCGGTACTCCAAAAGATCAACATCATGAAGGATGCCTTGCTTGACAACATCCAGACGCCCATCCTGGCCATGTGGAGAGACGGAAGTGTAACGCTTCCCAACCGTGCTGCCCGCAACTTGTTTGTCCGAAACGCTGACCTTGACAAGTCGGCTGATGGCTTTGATCTGCTGCCAAACTGGGTGGTATGGGACCAAGATTTTACGAAGCAGCTGGATCCGAGCGAGTATCCGATCGCTGTGCTGTTGCGAACCGAGAAGCCCTTTGTCGGCCTCCGCATCGGGATGCGTGATGAGCATGGGAAAAGTCTTATTTTTGAcgtggagggggtggcgaTCAAGGATGAGAACACGGGGGAGTTTCTCGCCGGCGTCGTGACATGCCGGGATGTGACCAGGCTTCATGAGGAGCTGAACCAGATCAAGGCggcggatgaggagaggtttAGGCTTATTTGTGACACGATGCCGCAGTTGGTGTGGACGGCGACGCCTGATGGGCAGCATgatttttataatagtcggTGGTATCATTACACTGGCCTGTCCGAGGAAGACTCGTTTGGTGAGGGGTGGTCGAAGCCTTTTCATCCGGATGACATGGTGGAGGCTGCGAAGCGGTGGAAGCACTCTCTTGCGACTGGCGAGCCCTACATGACGGAGTACAGGTGTCGCAGCAAGGATGGGGAGTGGAGGTGGTTTCTGGGGAGGGCGCTGCCGTTGCGGAATAAGCAGACGGGCAAGATTGAGAAGTGGTTTG GAACATGCACCGACGTCCATGAAAGCATCGAGACCAAGATCGAGGCTAACAGAACTCGGCAGCAGCTTCTCAGTGTTATCGCTCTGTCTAACATGACGATGTTTACGGTCGACCTGAACCGGAAGATCACCATGATTGAGGGAGCGCTGATATGGGACTATCAGTGTGACAATACCACCTCGCGCTGGTTtattggggaggatgtttACGACGTGTTTAATCGTCTTAACTCGCAGCTGCCAGAGGGACAGATGCCGGCTTTCTTGAGTCCGCTGGAGTCTATTCTTGATGGGAGTACGACGAGGGAGGACTTTCAAGAGCATGAGATGG ATGGACGCTGGTACCGCACTCGGTTCCAACCCATTCTAGGGAAAAGAATCCGTGAGAGGGGGGAAGCAAACACCATCATCGAGGGCGTGATAGGCCTCATCATGGATGTTACCGAGCTCAAGGCGAGAGAACAGGACATCCAGGCGCAGGCTCAAGAAAAGAGACAACTGGTGGCTAATGAAGCTGCCGCCAAGGAGGCCAGCAGGTTGAAGTCGCAGTTTCTTGCTAAT ATGTCTCATGAAATTCGAACCCCCATCACAGGCGTGATCGGGATGTCGGAGCTGCTTCTCGACGTTGAGCTCACGGAAGAACAACGAGACATTACAGAAAACATCTACCGCTCCGCCAACGCGCTGTTGACGGTCATCAACGACATTTTGGACTTTTCCAAGGTGGAGTCGGGGAGGCTCGACATTGAAGAAGTCCAGTTCTCGCTCTCGGTTATCGTCCGAGATGTGTCCAAGATGTTGAGCTTTGCCGCCGAGCGAAAAGATTTGGCCTTTCATTCCGACATCTCGGAGGATATCGAGACTGACATGGTGGTTATGGGCGATCCTGGGAGGGTGAGGCAGATTATCACGAATCTGGTGACAAACAGCATCAAGTTCACCAACCATGGGCATGTCAAGTTTTCGGTtttcaaggagaaggacacGCCCGAGATCACCGAGATAAAGTTTGTGATCGAGGACACGGGGATCGggatcgaggaggaggtgaggaagaggttgtttCAGCCTTTTAGTCAGGGTGACGCTTCGACGGCGAGGAAGTTTGGCGGGACGGGATTGGGGTTGACGATTTGCAAGCACCTGCTGGATttgatgaaggggaggatggtgctCGAGTCCACTCTTGGGACGGGGACGACGGCCACGTTTTGGATCCCGTTCAACAAGCCCCAGGGTGCTGCTCAAAAGTCCAGCCTTGTCCAGATTGATCCCATTCCTGATCGGTTGCAGTCGGAGATGAGCGTCTCGTGCCACAGCTCGGAGTACGACCATTCTATGGGAACGCCCCCCGAGATCGGTTCTGTACTTGGGGACAGGGGCCGTTCATCGTGGCGCAACTCGTCGTCGGTCAACCTACCTAGTGTGTCCTCGCCTGAGGAAGACCTGTCCCTGGAAGAGAGGTCCAAGATCCACAttttggttgtggaggaCAATGCTATCAATCAGCAGATTGCCATCAAAACGATTCGAAAACTCGGCTTtaatgttgttgctgcctgGAACGGGAAGGAGGCGCTGGATTACCTGATTGCggcggagaagggggagaagaagaagccggaTATCATTTTGATGGATGTGCAGATGCCGCTGATTGATGGGTACAAGTGCACGCACTTGCTGAGGCACCACTTGCCGTACAAGTCTTTTGTGGGGGACGTGCCGATCGTGGCCATGACGGCGAGTGCGATTCAGGGGGATAGGGAGAAGTGCAAGAGGGCGGGGATGGATGATTATCTGAGCAAGCCGGTGAAGAGTagggttttggagaggatgtTGGTCAGGTGGGGGAGTaaggggaggaaagggggaatgttggcggtggatgatggggttgggagcAGTGTGGTGAGTGATTGTTCGGATTCGGGGGAGCATTGTGATAATGCGGGGATTccgggggttggggtggaaCATGATAGAGAGACGCATGAGGAACTGCCCACGCCTAAgcctgggggggaggggagggaggaaagggggcaTTTTCCGGGGTATACGGTCGTgagtgatggggttggggtt AAAGGGCTGTCGAGGCCGGGGAGTGAGGAAAGGCTGGGGGGGGTGCCGATGTCGCCTGTTATTAAGCACTttgaggaggacaaggagagTGCGATGCACAGTCGGGATGATAAGCTGGTTGGGGCGGCGGGGATTGGGGGGGCGAAGAGTCCTTCCGTTcttggggggaagaaggaggggctgggggagaggttgacGGAGGAGAATGTGGAGAGGTTCAatttggagggggggcaaGGGGGAGGTAAAGGGGGGTACATATAA